Below is a genomic region from Fusobacterium nucleatum.
AAACAGTATGTAAAGGAGTAAATAAATAATGGCTACAATCTGTTTTGTGTGTGAGGGAGCATATCCCTATGTTGTAGGAGGAGTATCTGCATGGGTACATGAGTTAATAACTTCAAATCCACAACATGATTTTAAAATATTATGTATTATACCAGATGAAAAGTTTGCAAAATTAAAATATCAAATTCCTAAAAATGTTGTAGAGATAAAAAATATTTTAATGGATTCTTCTTTGAATTTCTCGTATTCTTCATTTATTAAAGCTGGTCTTCAAAAAAATGAAGAAAAGAAAGATAGTATAAAAGAATTGATACGTTTTCAAGTAGATGGAAATGCTGATGAGAAGGTAAACATAATAGAGAGACTGTTTTCTAAAGAAATGGGAAGTCCTCTTGAAATTATTTTAAGTCAAGAATATTGGGATGTATTATTAAAACAATATAATAAATATCATGAAAAAGGAAATTTTAGTATATACTATTGGACATATAGAAATATCATCTTAAATTTATTAAAAATTGGACAAGAAGATATTCCAAAAGCTGATATTTACCATTGTGTAACAACAGGTTATGCTGGTTTTATAGGTTGTTTAGTTGCACATAGAAAAATGGGAAAATTTTTATTAACTGAACATGGAATTTATCCAAGAGAAAGAGAAGAGGAAATTCTAGGTGCAAATTGGATAGATCCAGATTTTAAAAATATTTGGATAGATTATTTCTATTATTTATCTAAATTAGCTTATCAATATAGCGATAAGATTATTTCACTTTTTGAATATACCAGAAGTATTCAGATACACTATGGAGCAGATGAGAAAAAAACTAAAGTAATACCAAATGGTGTAGATGAACAAAAATATGGAGATATTGTAAGGAAGAAAAGAGAAGGCTTTCATATTGGCTCTGTACTAAGAGTTGTACCAATTAAAGATATAAAAATGATGATCAAAGGATTTAAAATAGCAGAAAAAAATATGCCTGATGCAACTCTTTGGTTAATTGGTCCAGCAGATGAGGATGAAGAATATTATGAAGAATGTTTAGAGTTAGTAAAAAATTTAGAATTAGAAGAAAAAGTAATTTTTACTGGAAGAGCTAATGTTTTAGAATATTATTCTTTTTTAGATTTATTGATTTTAACATCTATTTCAGAAGGGCAGCCATTAAGCATTTTAGAAGGACTTGCTTCTGGGATACCTTTTATTGCAACAGATGTTGGAAATTGTCGTGAAATACTTTTAGAAAAAAAAGATATTGGGGAAGCAGGATTAATAATTCCACCAACATCTTATACTGATTTAGCAGAAGCGTTTTTAAAGTTATATAAAAATAAAGAAAAATTAAATGAATTTTCTGAAAATGGAAAAAAAATAGTCAAAAAATATTATACAAAAGAGTCTTTTATAGGACAATATCGTGAATTATATGAAGAATTAGGAGATTAAAATGGCTGGTATAGGCTTTGAATTAAAAAAATTATTTTCGGAGGAAGAAGAGCTTCCTTTTGCAAATTTAAGAGCAATTATATTTTCAATTATTGTAAGTGTTGGCCCATGGCTTATTACTGCAACATCTTTAAATATAATAATCTGGATTTCTAATCAAATAGAATTAGCTAGACCTAAACAGCTAATTTTTATGAGTAGCATTTTTTATTGTTTTATATTTTCACAAATATTAACTTGTATCTTTCAATATATAATAACAAGGTATGTATCTGATTGTGTTTTTAAGAAAAAGATTTCTAAAATTAGAGGGGCATATTTGGGAAGTATAAAATTAATAGCTATTCTTGCTTTTTTTGTTAGTTTTATTTTTATTAAGAATGGAGATTTATCAACCCCATATAAAGCAAGTTTTGTATTTCTTTTTGTATTTATGAGTTTATCATGGATTTCTATGATTTTTATCTCACTTTTAAAGAAATATCACTTCTTAATTTTTAGTTTCTTTTTTGGAAACTTTATCTCAATGGCACTAGGTTTTTATTTTCTGAAATATCCAGTAACATTTTTTAAAGAAGAACCTATTTTTTGGATGTTATTATCTTATGGAATAGGAATTTTTATCAATTTTATACTTACTTCAAGTTATATTTTAAGAGCCTTTAAAGGAAAAAGTGAAAATGACTTTGAATTTTTGACATATTTAAAAGGATATTTCAGTTTAGCTTTAATCGGATTCTTTTACTCTGTTGGAGTATGGGGACATGTTTTTATGAACTGGATTGTTGGAGATTCCTATAGGATAGCAGGAGTTTTTCAAGTTTCTCCTTTATATGAAGTTGCTATTTTCTATTGTTACTGTATTTCTATACCAAGTATAGTCTACTTTGCTATTTTTTTGGAAACGAAATTTTTACCTGTATATAAGGAATATTATAAAAAGATTTGTAAAACAGGAACATATTCTGAAATTGAAAATTCTCTTAAAAAAATGAAACAAACATTATATCAAGAGATTTTATACGGAATGGAGTTACAATTTTTAATTTCTCTTACTTGTGTTTTATTAGCAAATGCTGTTTTTACATATTTTGATATGGATATTTATCTATTAGATTTATTTAGAGTAAGTGTTTTTTCAACTTATTGTGCAACTTTTGTATCCATATTAATTACTCTTTACTTGTATTTTGATTTGAGAATACATGGAATATGTATATCATTCTTCTTATTATTTTCTAATTTTTTCTTTACATATATTTTTGGAAGACTTGGAAAACAATACACAGGAGTAGGGTTTTTTATAGCTTCTTTCTTAACTTTTGGAATTGCAATCTTTGTTTTTCCAAAAGTATTTAGAAATTTGAATTATAGTACAATGTTTTGGCAAAATTTTGAATATAAAGTAGGAGGAAATTTTGTGAAAAATATAACAAAGTTATTTAATAAGAGAGTTTATTTAGGAATAATTTTATTATTTCTACTGTTACTTGGAGGATGTGCTTCATATTATTCTAAAAATGGTTTTAATAATAACACAAAACATAATTGGCATACTATGGGAATATATGGAAAAGATGGACTTGATTCAGAAGGATATGCAGCAAATGGATTTAACCGACAAGGTTTTAATAGAAAGCATATGAATCAATCTACGAAAACAGCTTATGACCTTAATGGTTTTGATTATAAAGGAATACATAGAGAGACTAAGAAAGCCTATGATGAAAGAGGATTTAATACAAAGTCATATAATGTATTTACAAATAGTCCCTATGATAAAGATGGATTTAACCATGAAGGAATTCATAAAGTTACTGGAAAACCTTATAATGAAAATGGCTGGGATGTTTATGGAATAAATGAAAAAACTAAGACTGAATATGATGAAAATGGTTGGGATATAAATGGAATTAATAAAAGAAGTTTTAATAGAGATGGTTGGAATATAGAAACCAAAAGTAAATATGATTATGCTGGTTTTGACTTTGAAGGAATTCATAAAGATACTAAAAAAACTTATGATGAAAGAGGTTTTGATGTAAATTTACACAATGTATTTACAAATAGTCCCTATGACAAAAATGGATTTAATTATGAAGGAATCCATAAAGTAACAGGTAAAGAGTATGATGAAAATGGTTGGAACTATTATGGTTTACATGAAAAAACTAAAACTTATTATAATCCACAAGGATATAATGTTGATGGATTAGATAAAGATGGTTACGAAAAAGGAAAAAGACCACCTGGATTAGAGGATGAATGGATGGATAAAAATGGATTTAATAAAAAAGGAATTTATATAAAGGGGTATTAAATGAAAAAAATAATAAAAACTTTATTTTATTTGTTTTGCATGTCAACATTATCTTTTGCAGAAGAAGATATAGAAAATACAAGAGATAGAGGAATTGATAAAATGAATTTCTATATTCCAGTAAGTAAACAAAATAAATATTCTAACTTTACAGAGCTTGATTTAAGAAAAGATAAAAATATTTATAAATGGACTATGGCAGATGGTTATCAAACCTTAGGTAATAACTGGGATATTCAGTATAAAATTGAAAGAGAATATCATGTAGAAAAAAAGACAAAAGCAAAATCACATATTTGGGATAATGAAATTTATTTTTTAAAATATCATAATCCTATAAATTTTGCTGGAAAAACATTTCAACATAAAACTGTTTTAGGAATAAAACATTATGAAGGGGAGTATTCTGGAAATCGTGATAATCAATATTATAAGTTATATGCTGGACAAAAATTTTCTAGATTTTTTAA
It encodes:
- the pelG gene encoding exopolysaccharide Pel transporter PelG is translated as MAGIGFELKKLFSEEEELPFANLRAIIFSIIVSVGPWLITATSLNIIIWISNQIELARPKQLIFMSSIFYCFIFSQILTCIFQYIITRYVSDCVFKKKISKIRGAYLGSIKLIAILAFFVSFIFIKNGDLSTPYKASFVFLFVFMSLSWISMIFISLLKKYHFLIFSFFFGNFISMALGFYFLKYPVTFFKEEPIFWMLLSYGIGIFINFILTSSYILRAFKGKSENDFEFLTYLKGYFSLALIGFFYSVGVWGHVFMNWIVGDSYRIAGVFQVSPLYEVAIFYCYCISIPSIVYFAIFLETKFLPVYKEYYKKICKTGTYSEIENSLKKMKQTLYQEILYGMELQFLISLTCVLLANAVFTYFDMDIYLLDLFRVSVFSTYCATFVSILITLYLYFDLRIHGICISFFLLFSNFFFTYIFGRLGKQYTGVGFFIASFLTFGIAIFVFPKVFRNLNYSTMFWQNFEYKVGGNFVKNITKLFNKRVYLGIILLFLLLLGGCASYYSKNGFNNNTKHNWHTMGIYGKDGLDSEGYAANGFNRQGFNRKHMNQSTKTAYDLNGFDYKGIHRETKKAYDERGFNTKSYNVFTNSPYDKDGFNHEGIHKVTGKPYNENGWDVYGINEKTKTEYDENGWDINGINKRSFNRDGWNIETKSKYDYAGFDFEGIHKDTKKTYDERGFDVNLHNVFTNSPYDKNGFNYEGIHKVTGKEYDENGWNYYGLHEKTKTYYNPQGYNVDGLDKDGYEKGKRPPGLEDEWMDKNGFNKKGIYIKGY
- the pelF gene encoding GT4 family glycosyltransferase PelF → MATICFVCEGAYPYVVGGVSAWVHELITSNPQHDFKILCIIPDEKFAKLKYQIPKNVVEIKNILMDSSLNFSYSSFIKAGLQKNEEKKDSIKELIRFQVDGNADEKVNIIERLFSKEMGSPLEIILSQEYWDVLLKQYNKYHEKGNFSIYYWTYRNIILNLLKIGQEDIPKADIYHCVTTGYAGFIGCLVAHRKMGKFLLTEHGIYPREREEEILGANWIDPDFKNIWIDYFYYLSKLAYQYSDKIISLFEYTRSIQIHYGADEKKTKVIPNGVDEQKYGDIVRKKREGFHIGSVLRVVPIKDIKMMIKGFKIAEKNMPDATLWLIGPADEDEEYYEECLELVKNLELEEKVIFTGRANVLEYYSFLDLLILTSISEGQPLSILEGLASGIPFIATDVGNCREILLEKKDIGEAGLIIPPTSYTDLAEAFLKLYKNKEKLNEFSENGKKIVKKYYTKESFIGQYRELYEELGD